Proteins from a genomic interval of Rosa chinensis cultivar Old Blush chromosome 2, RchiOBHm-V2, whole genome shotgun sequence:
- the LOC112184281 gene encoding lipase 1 isoform X1: MAYTKFYHVLSFYLATLIAIYEFLLSVLPYILNPASILIAFADAFLGVYFRLCGLSSCTIELDEQTTMHFWACNPRRSDKPDLLMLHGYGGNSKWQFMHQVGSLSRTFNLYVPDLLFFGKSYTKMSDRTEVFQAKCVAEGLRRLGVDRFGVYSISYGGFVAYWLAEMYPQAVERLVIVSCGIGMTEEQKKDQLNKIGRNALKLLVPESAHDLRGLVNLSVHKPSPVRWLPDVFIRGFIHVTYERNRKQKLEMAEHLLREKADLNLPILTQETLIIWGDKDVVFPVNLAYELQRYLGPKSNVEIIKDTGHAVNMDAPISLNTLITSFVLGYYQCDRIELSK, encoded by the exons ATGGCGTACACGAAGTTCTATCATGTCCTCTCCTTCTACCTCGCAACCCTAATAGCCATATACGAATTCCTTCTTTCAGTCTTGCCTTATATTTTGAATCCTGCTTCCATCCTAATCGCTTTTGCAGATGCATTTTTAGGAGTATACTTCAGATTGTGTGGTCTTTCTTCTTGTACTATTGAATTAGATGAACAAACCACCATGCATTTTTGGGCTTGCAATCCTAGAAGATCTGACAAGCCTGATCTACTGATGCTTCACGGGTATGGTGGCAATTCCAAGTGGCAATTCATGCACCAAGTCGGCTCACTGTCCCGGACTTTTAATTTGTACGTGCCCGATTTACTCTTCTTTGGCAAGTCATACACAAAAATGTCCGACAGGACGGAGGTGTTCCAAGCGAAATGTGTAGCGGAAGGGTTGAGAAGACTAGGCGTTGACAGGTTTGGTGTGTACTCTATAAGCTATGGAGGGTTTGTGGCATATTGGCTGGCGGAGATGTATCCGCAGGCAGTGGAGAGGCTTGTGATTGTGAGCTGTGGGATAGGGATGACAGAGGAGCAGAAAAAGGATCAGCTCAACAAGATTGGACGCAATGCATTGAAGCTCCTTGTACCTGAAAGTGCTCATGATCTAAGGGGCTTGGTGAATCTTTCGGTGCACAAACCCAGTCCTGTTAGGTGGCTACCCGATGTTTTCATCCGCGGGTTTATCCAT GTGACTTATGAGAGAAACAGGAAGCAGAAACTAGAGATGGCAGAGCACTTGCTAAGGGAAAAAGCAGACCTAAACCTTCCCATTCTGACTCAG GAAACACTAATAATTTGGGGTGACAAGGATGTTGTCTTCCCAGTGAACTTGGCCTATGAGCTGCAAAG GTATTTGGGACCAAAATCAAATGTAGAGATAATCAAGGACACAGGTCATGCAGTGAATATGGATGCACCCATCTCCCTGAATACACTGATAACATCTTTTGTTTTGGGTTACTATCAATGTGATAGAATTGAACTATCAAAGTAG
- the LOC112184281 gene encoding uncharacterized protein LOC112184281 isoform X2, which produces MAYTKFYHVLSFYLATLIAIYEFLLSVLPYILNPASILIAFADAFLGVYFRLCGLSSCTIELDEQTTMHFWACNPRRSDKPDLLMLHGYGGNSKWQFMHQVGSLSRTFNLYVPDLLFFGKSYTKMSDRTEVFQAKCVAEGLRRLGVDRFGVYSISYGGFVAYWLAEMYPQAVERLVIVSCGIGMTEEQKKDQLNKIGRNALKLLVPESAHDLRGLVNLSVHKPSPVRWLPDVFIRGFIHVTYERNRKQKLEMAEHLLREKADLNLPILTQDVVFPVNLAYELQRYLGPKSNVEIIKDTGHAVNMDAPISLNTLITSFVLGYYQCDRIELSK; this is translated from the exons ATGGCGTACACGAAGTTCTATCATGTCCTCTCCTTCTACCTCGCAACCCTAATAGCCATATACGAATTCCTTCTTTCAGTCTTGCCTTATATTTTGAATCCTGCTTCCATCCTAATCGCTTTTGCAGATGCATTTTTAGGAGTATACTTCAGATTGTGTGGTCTTTCTTCTTGTACTATTGAATTAGATGAACAAACCACCATGCATTTTTGGGCTTGCAATCCTAGAAGATCTGACAAGCCTGATCTACTGATGCTTCACGGGTATGGTGGCAATTCCAAGTGGCAATTCATGCACCAAGTCGGCTCACTGTCCCGGACTTTTAATTTGTACGTGCCCGATTTACTCTTCTTTGGCAAGTCATACACAAAAATGTCCGACAGGACGGAGGTGTTCCAAGCGAAATGTGTAGCGGAAGGGTTGAGAAGACTAGGCGTTGACAGGTTTGGTGTGTACTCTATAAGCTATGGAGGGTTTGTGGCATATTGGCTGGCGGAGATGTATCCGCAGGCAGTGGAGAGGCTTGTGATTGTGAGCTGTGGGATAGGGATGACAGAGGAGCAGAAAAAGGATCAGCTCAACAAGATTGGACGCAATGCATTGAAGCTCCTTGTACCTGAAAGTGCTCATGATCTAAGGGGCTTGGTGAATCTTTCGGTGCACAAACCCAGTCCTGTTAGGTGGCTACCCGATGTTTTCATCCGCGGGTTTATCCAT GTGACTTATGAGAGAAACAGGAAGCAGAAACTAGAGATGGCAGAGCACTTGCTAAGGGAAAAAGCAGACCTAAACCTTCCCATTCTGACTCAG GATGTTGTCTTCCCAGTGAACTTGGCCTATGAGCTGCAAAG GTATTTGGGACCAAAATCAAATGTAGAGATAATCAAGGACACAGGTCATGCAGTGAATATGGATGCACCCATCTCCCTGAATACACTGATAACATCTTTTGTTTTGGGTTACTATCAATGTGATAGAATTGAACTATCAAAGTAG